In Candidatus Defluviilinea proxima, a single genomic region encodes these proteins:
- the gatA gene encoding Asp-tRNA(Asn)/Glu-tRNA(Gln) amidotransferase subunit GatA translates to MQLTSLTIREAHELLTSKKISSVELTQATLDRIREVDKKVQSYVTVTDELALEQAKKADERIAKGENITPLTGIPFSMKDCISTRGVPTTCSSKILENYVPQYNATVTNKLADSGAVLVGKTNMDEFGMGSSTENSGLFTTRNPWDLERVPGGSSGGAAASMSASLCNFAIGEDTGGSVRTPAGFCGVTGIKPTYGRVSRYGLIALASSFDGIGPLARDVYDCATVFEAIAGNDPYDSTTYASPVPNYTANIDKPVKGMKLGIPKEYFVAGMEAGVESSIQEAIRQFEKLGMEIHEVSLPHTKYGLPVYYLLLFAEASANLARMDGTRFGLSVSDGAKDVIDIYLKTRHEGFGDEVKRRIMLGAYALSSGYYDAYYLKAQKVRTLLRRDFESAFASVDLLVAPVCPTTAFKIGEKTSDPLEMYLSDIYTVATNPAGVPALAVPCGFSNNMPVGMQLIGKHLDEQTLFQVGHAYQQVTDWHTKLPPI, encoded by the coding sequence ATGCAACTAACAAGCCTAACTATCCGCGAAGCACACGAGCTTCTCACATCCAAGAAAATCTCCTCCGTTGAATTGACTCAGGCAACGCTTGACCGCATCCGCGAGGTGGACAAGAAAGTCCAGTCCTATGTTACGGTCACGGACGAGCTTGCGCTTGAGCAGGCAAAGAAAGCCGATGAACGCATTGCCAAAGGCGAGAACATCACCCCGCTGACAGGCATTCCCTTCTCGATGAAGGATTGCATCTCAACACGCGGCGTCCCTACGACTTGTTCATCGAAGATACTCGAGAATTATGTTCCGCAATACAACGCCACAGTGACAAACAAACTCGCGGACTCTGGCGCTGTCCTCGTTGGCAAGACCAACATGGACGAGTTCGGTATGGGTTCATCCACCGAAAACTCGGGTCTCTTCACCACGCGCAATCCATGGGACCTCGAGCGCGTCCCTGGCGGTTCAAGTGGCGGCGCGGCGGCGAGCATGTCGGCGAGCCTATGTAACTTTGCCATCGGCGAAGACACGGGCGGATCGGTCCGCACGCCTGCAGGTTTCTGCGGCGTGACTGGCATCAAGCCCACATACGGACGTGTCTCCCGCTATGGTCTCATCGCACTCGCATCCTCCTTTGACGGCATTGGTCCGCTGGCACGCGATGTATATGATTGCGCAACTGTGTTCGAAGCCATTGCTGGCAATGACCCGTATGACAGCACCACTTACGCATCACCCGTTCCGAACTACACTGCGAACATCGACAAACCCGTCAAAGGGATGAAGCTTGGAATTCCCAAAGAATATTTCGTGGCAGGCATGGAAGCGGGCGTCGAGTCGTCCATTCAAGAAGCGATTCGTCAATTTGAAAAACTCGGCATGGAGATTCATGAAGTCTCGCTGCCACACACCAAATACGGTCTGCCTGTTTATTATCTTCTGCTCTTCGCCGAAGCCAGCGCCAACCTCGCCCGCATGGATGGCACGCGCTTTGGTCTATCCGTTTCAGATGGTGCAAAGGATGTGATCGACATCTATCTCAAGACTCGCCACGAAGGATTTGGCGATGAAGTGAAGCGACGCATCATGCTGGGCGCATACGCATTGTCTTCGGGATATTACGATGCGTACTATCTCAAAGCACAAAAAGTACGCACGCTTCTGCGCCGTGACTTTGAGTCTGCCTTCGCCTCCGTTGACTTGCTCGTCGCCCCCGTCTGTCCCACCACAGCTTTCAAGATCGGCGAAAAGACCAGTGACCCGTTGGAGATGTATCTCTCCGATATTTACACCGTTGCGACGAATCCTGCGGGCGTCCCTGCGTTGGCGGTCCCGTGTGGATTCTCTAACAACATGCCCGTCGGTATGCAACTCATCGGCAAACACTTGGATGAACAGACATTATTCCAAGTTGGGCATGCGTATCAGCAAGTGACAGATTGGCATACGAAGTTGCCACCAATTTGA
- a CDS encoding tetratricopeptide repeat protein has product MIIEAIVTTTISLIADSLWQEIVHSGVTTQFKERIVRGKISSAIEVSMRDALNTLPGFESEIDETSFIDFLGTPSVSKEILKSISLYEFPNILFLREEWVKKSPRTSAGKAEILLTLFLTRLKKNLSQIPELEDAFFKQKTIIYLSNISGQLNSFQSQLSQFTESSLGPIEGQSKEEIDLQIKVEAYRDIVKKGLPNTALSLLNPFEKSVEEKNLSNKLKSQIQGLIGFCYYLLGNFKEATNRFDRALILDPQSPKALANAALGALLNDKIEEAEKYAKQSLENGGKSTSASAVLVNAQAILRNYKNIEELIDKNFLDNNDYVRALAHIFSHVQDFDNAEKYYRLCLAQNPSDFHSLLGLASILTNNRRYPFRFLAIKAIEESMTLINTAIKEANTGDNETFKEQSLAARSGILLGKGELQAAKIDCTEVLNKNPKNEIALHNQGIISLLEGDFQQAINCFSVLPEEYLVRENLATLLAEAHISNGTFKSAVETADKAIKQKDKEDQIVLISIKAKALIKLNETNDAQKIKDELLATPNSVQAILGAAEIAEIQGNYSESIDILEKGYKAIADSDVERLRIPIILALIYYQHKDFSNSIKWFDLMPREFLGDKALAHKYISALYTAKKYGDAYKALQDARNFGAKSSNLLELESWLAEYFGDRNLAIELQKELVGVEPLQIKHRIQLTRLQFLNNQKDEATSTLNNINSETLDNAAVLIQLGEMYSYIGESTRAIQTAYRARKIGIDTPEIHTSYISLFMRLEDEIKDLLNVDTIAPDTSVLINDGATKRWVKLLLTTKPTNEWEFTLDTEIAKILLGHKKGETVVFKSTPIETLKYTIEEIQSIYVRAFQESLEEFGTRFPNHDGMNKMDISDGDISKIIIPIYRRNMFVDQVLDFYRQGKFPISTVAKVIHASQYEIFPSFQVMKGNRIFASYGSAADQKIQMEAISSAISITLDITGLLTLSHLGFLSILQTRFENIYIHQSMIDEIDELVFKRRFELKNGARYIGYHEGRPYFEETSPTQIDQNIKFLNELRSFLTEKCHTVAISPETASNVQFSEAARESMDELASFLILIAKSTNSPIYTDDAAIRSLANDIAGTSGFWSQILLLDAMNKNIINKDQYESAVAKLIKSNYFLYQSIKI; this is encoded by the coding sequence ATGATTATCGAAGCCATCGTTACAACAACTATTTCTTTGATAGCTGATTCTCTTTGGCAAGAAATTGTCCACAGCGGCGTAACTACACAGTTTAAAGAAAGAATCGTGAGAGGAAAAATCTCTAGCGCCATAGAAGTATCAATGAGAGACGCTCTTAATACGTTGCCTGGCTTTGAATCTGAGATTGACGAAACATCCTTTATAGATTTTCTTGGTACTCCTTCGGTTTCAAAAGAAATTCTCAAATCAATATCCTTATATGAGTTCCCAAACATTCTCTTTTTAAGAGAAGAATGGGTCAAAAAATCTCCTAGAACTTCGGCGGGCAAGGCAGAAATATTATTAACTTTGTTCCTGACCAGACTTAAGAAAAATCTTTCTCAAATCCCCGAACTCGAAGATGCTTTTTTCAAGCAAAAAACAATTATTTACTTGAGCAATATTTCAGGTCAGTTAAATTCTTTTCAATCACAGCTTTCACAGTTTACCGAAAGTTCCCTAGGGCCAATTGAAGGTCAATCGAAAGAGGAAATAGATTTACAGATCAAAGTAGAGGCGTACCGCGACATTGTAAAGAAGGGTCTTCCAAATACAGCCTTATCTTTATTGAATCCATTCGAAAAGTCCGTTGAAGAGAAAAATCTATCCAATAAATTAAAATCACAAATCCAAGGGCTCATTGGCTTTTGTTATTATTTACTTGGGAATTTCAAAGAAGCTACAAATAGATTCGACAGAGCTCTTATTTTAGACCCCCAAAGCCCAAAGGCGCTCGCAAATGCTGCTCTAGGTGCACTCCTAAACGACAAGATTGAGGAAGCAGAAAAGTATGCAAAGCAATCATTAGAAAATGGAGGGAAATCAACATCGGCTAGCGCTGTATTGGTTAATGCGCAGGCAATTCTAAGGAACTACAAAAACATTGAAGAACTCATTGATAAGAACTTCCTCGATAACAACGATTATGTGCGAGCGTTAGCTCACATTTTCTCTCACGTTCAAGATTTTGATAACGCGGAAAAATATTATAGATTATGTCTTGCCCAGAATCCGTCAGATTTTCATAGCCTTCTAGGATTAGCTTCTATTTTGACAAATAACAGAAGGTATCCGTTTAGATTTTTAGCGATAAAAGCAATTGAAGAATCAATGACACTTATAAACACAGCAATAAAGGAAGCGAACACTGGTGATAATGAAACCTTTAAAGAACAATCGCTGGCCGCCAGATCGGGCATATTATTAGGAAAGGGAGAGTTACAAGCAGCCAAAATAGATTGCACTGAGGTACTGAACAAAAACCCCAAAAATGAAATTGCTCTGCACAATCAAGGTATTATTTCGCTTTTAGAAGGGGATTTCCAGCAGGCAATCAATTGTTTTTCCGTACTTCCAGAAGAGTATCTTGTTCGAGAAAATCTTGCAACGCTTTTAGCGGAAGCGCATATTTCCAATGGAACATTCAAAAGTGCCGTAGAAACAGCCGATAAAGCCATCAAACAAAAAGACAAAGAGGACCAGATTGTTTTGATTTCAATCAAAGCCAAGGCATTAATAAAACTAAACGAGACAAATGATGCACAAAAAATAAAAGATGAACTATTAGCAACACCAAATAGTGTCCAAGCTATATTGGGAGCGGCTGAAATTGCTGAAATTCAAGGCAATTATTCTGAATCGATAGATATATTGGAAAAGGGATATAAAGCCATTGCCGATAGTGATGTTGAAAGACTGAGAATCCCCATCATCTTAGCTCTAATTTATTACCAACACAAGGATTTTTCGAACTCAATCAAATGGTTTGATTTAATGCCAAGGGAGTTTTTGGGAGATAAAGCACTCGCTCACAAGTACATTAGCGCGCTTTACACAGCCAAAAAATATGGAGACGCCTATAAAGCGCTTCAGGATGCGCGGAACTTTGGAGCGAAATCGTCAAACCTGCTAGAACTCGAATCTTGGTTGGCTGAGTATTTTGGCGACAGAAATTTAGCAATTGAACTTCAGAAAGAACTTGTTGGAGTTGAACCTCTGCAAATAAAGCATAGAATCCAATTAACAAGGCTCCAATTTTTAAACAACCAAAAAGATGAAGCAACAAGCACCCTAAACAATATAAATTCTGAGACGCTTGACAATGCCGCTGTATTAATCCAGCTTGGAGAGATGTACAGTTATATCGGTGAGAGTACGAGGGCTATTCAAACTGCATACCGAGCAAGAAAAATAGGTATTGACACTCCCGAGATACACACGTCGTACATTTCATTATTCATGCGTTTAGAGGATGAAATAAAAGATTTACTCAATGTCGATACTATTGCCCCAGACACTTCTGTACTGATAAACGACGGGGCAACAAAGCGATGGGTCAAGCTCTTATTAACAACAAAACCTACAAACGAGTGGGAATTCACACTAGATACTGAAATTGCAAAAATCCTTCTTGGGCACAAAAAGGGGGAAACAGTTGTATTTAAATCGACCCCGATTGAAACACTGAAATACACAATCGAGGAAATTCAATCGATTTACGTTAGGGCTTTTCAAGAATCGCTTGAAGAATTCGGAACAAGATTCCCCAATCATGATGGTATGAATAAAATGGATATATCGGATGGAGATATATCAAAAATAATCATACCGATATATAGAAGAAACATGTTCGTTGATCAAGTATTAGATTTTTACAGACAAGGAAAGTTTCCGATAAGCACAGTCGCAAAAGTGATTCACGCAAGTCAATATGAGATATTTCCCTCATTTCAAGTTATGAAGGGAAATCGAATTTTTGCAAGCTACGGAAGCGCCGCTGACCAAAAAATACAAATGGAAGCAATATCAAGTGCCATTTCAATTACGCTTGATATAACCGGGCTCCTTACGCTTTCACACTTAGGTTTTCTGTCAATATTGCAAACGAGATTTGAAAATATCTATATTCATCAATCGATGATAGATGAAATAGATGAGTTGGTCTTTAAGAGACGATTTGAACTTAAGAATGGCGCTCGATATATTGGCTATCATGAAGGACGCCCATATTTTGAAGAAACATCTCCAACTCAAATCGATCAGAATATTAAGTTTCTAAATGAGCTACGGTCGTTCTTAACCGAAAAATGCCATACTGTCGCAATTTCACCTGAAACAGCTTCAAATGTTCAATTCTCAGAAGCTGCTAGGGAAAGCATGGATGAACTCGCAAGTTTCCTTATTTTGATTGCCAAATCAACCAACTCTCCCATTTATACCGATGATGCAGCCATTCGGTCGCTTGCAAATGATATTGCGGGAACTTCTGGCTTTTGGTCACAGATACTATTACTTGATGCAATGAACAAAAATATTATCAACAAAGATCAATATGAAAGTGCCGTAGCAAAGTTAATTAAATCGAATTACTTTTTGTATCAGTCAATAAAGATTTAA
- a CDS encoding SRPBCC family protein — protein MSKFSTSTMINAGQEAAWKVLSDVAHWHEWTPTVTKVEVLDAPELKLGNRYKVFQPKLQPAEWTVTVLTPPSNFTWEAKTPGIHMVAEHILTSKGANQTELTLTFAFNGWLGKLIGRMYGKMTEEYIQTEAQSLKKRVENQ, from the coding sequence ATGTCGAAATTCTCAACATCCACCATGATCAACGCAGGACAGGAAGCCGCCTGGAAGGTTTTATCTGATGTTGCCCACTGGCATGAATGGACTCCCACCGTCACCAAAGTGGAAGTACTTGATGCCCCTGAGTTGAAACTTGGCAATCGTTATAAAGTGTTTCAGCCAAAACTCCAACCCGCTGAATGGACAGTAACCGTGCTCACTCCCCCATCGAACTTCACATGGGAAGCGAAGACACCAGGCATACACATGGTAGCAGAACACATTCTCACTTCAAAAGGCGCGAACCAAACCGAACTCACACTGACGTTCGCATTCAATGGATGGCTCGGCAAACTTATCGGCAGGATGTATGGCAAAATGACTGAAGAATATATCCAAACTGAAGCACAGTCGTTGAAGAAGAGAGTTGAAAATCAATAA
- a CDS encoding tyrosine-protein phosphatase, whose protein sequence is MTTNRILNWEGCTNVRDLGGLDASNGSKTRWGAVVRGDHPAKLTENGWASLYEHGIRTIISLHTYGFDEKDYLEVVPPYSDIETLIVETEDVTDQEFVEKWASSELWCTPLYYQDALTRWPQRHAAALKAIAQAKAGGVLFHCKRGHDRTGIIGLLLLASVDVAPEDILADYALSVDPEREEILANHGTTTRDVILKTVSQLNAEEYLLSGGLSKTDIETLRARFLESTN, encoded by the coding sequence ATGACCACAAATCGTATCCTCAACTGGGAAGGCTGTACCAACGTCCGTGACTTGGGCGGACTGGATGCATCCAACGGAAGCAAAACCCGTTGGGGAGCGGTTGTGCGTGGAGACCATCCTGCCAAATTGACAGAGAACGGCTGGGCGTCATTGTATGAGCATGGCATCCGCACGATCATTTCGTTGCACACGTATGGATTTGACGAGAAGGATTATCTTGAGGTCGTCCCGCCTTACTCTGACATCGAGACTTTGATCGTCGAGACAGAAGATGTGACCGACCAGGAGTTCGTCGAAAAATGGGCAAGTTCTGAGTTGTGGTGCACACCTCTTTATTATCAAGATGCACTTACCCGCTGGCCACAACGACATGCCGCCGCGCTCAAAGCGATCGCGCAGGCAAAGGCAGGTGGTGTTCTCTTCCACTGCAAGCGCGGACATGATCGCACGGGCATCATCGGTTTGTTGCTACTTGCGTCCGTGGATGTTGCACCAGAAGATATCCTTGCGGATTACGCATTGAGCGTTGACCCTGAACGGGAAGAGATTCTGGCAAATCATGGGACAACAACACGTGATGTCATTCTCAAGACGGTAAGCCAACTGAATGCCGAAGAGTATCTTCTTTCAGGCGGCCTGAGCAAGACAGATATTGAAACGCTTCGCGCACGCTTTCTTGAAAGCACAAATTAA
- the gatB gene encoding Asp-tRNA(Asn)/Glu-tRNA(Gln) amidotransferase subunit GatB, whose product MTQYEPVIGLEIHGELLTKSKMFCSCSADYGSAPEPNTNICPSCTGLPGAMPVVNKKATELAALVGLALNCSVNKHNTFARKNYYYPDLPKGYQISQYELPICEKGYLEVNVDGEEQFKVRVRRVHIEEDTAKLAHEKNYALVDFNRAGVPLLEIVSEPDMRSVEAALDYATKVRAILRYLGVNSGDMEKGVLRFEANISVRPVGSDEFRTRTEIKNLNSFRALTRASAYEIERQIKVYESGGTIVQETLGWDDVRGVTVSQRSKEEAHDYRYFPEPDLPPLQLSDAWIDAIRTQLPELPEAKTARFITDFSLTPSDARFLTSELSLANYFESVVAKSKSPAKTVNSWIAGEFMRNLNDLSIDITNTPVDPADLAQLIDMTTDKSINNNAGKTVLAEMFKNGGKPEQIVKEKNLAQVSDEGFIQETIDKVLADNPSEVEKYLAGKETVFQWFVGQVARATKGKADMNVAKELLVKALEERKK is encoded by the coding sequence ATGACCCAATACGAACCAGTAATCGGACTTGAAATCCACGGTGAACTGCTCACCAAATCCAAGATGTTCTGCAGTTGCTCAGCAGACTATGGCTCCGCGCCTGAACCGAACACCAACATCTGTCCCTCGTGCACAGGCTTGCCGGGTGCGATGCCTGTTGTTAACAAGAAGGCAACGGAGCTTGCGGCACTTGTCGGGCTGGCGTTGAATTGCTCGGTCAACAAACATAATACCTTTGCGCGCAAGAATTATTATTATCCCGATCTGCCCAAAGGCTATCAGATCTCGCAATACGAGTTGCCGATCTGTGAAAAAGGCTATCTTGAAGTCAATGTTGATGGTGAGGAGCAGTTCAAAGTCCGAGTGAGACGCGTGCACATCGAAGAGGACACCGCCAAACTGGCGCACGAAAAAAATTATGCGCTGGTCGATTTCAATCGCGCAGGCGTCCCATTGCTTGAGATCGTCTCCGAACCCGATATGCGCTCCGTCGAAGCCGCGCTCGATTACGCCACAAAAGTCCGCGCCATTTTGCGTTATCTCGGCGTCAACTCGGGCGATATGGAAAAAGGTGTCTTGCGCTTCGAAGCGAATATTTCTGTACGCCCCGTTGGCAGTGACGAGTTCCGCACGCGCACCGAGATCAAGAACCTCAACAGTTTCCGCGCACTCACGCGCGCCTCGGCATATGAGATCGAACGCCAGATCAAAGTGTATGAAAGCGGCGGAACCATTGTGCAAGAAACGCTCGGCTGGGACGATGTGCGCGGCGTGACCGTTTCACAGCGCAGTAAAGAAGAGGCGCACGACTATCGCTACTTCCCCGAACCCGACCTGCCTCCGCTTCAACTTTCGGATGCGTGGATCGATGCGATTCGGACTCAACTGCCCGAACTGCCTGAAGCAAAGACCGCCCGCTTCATCACGGACTTCAGCTTGACTCCGTCCGATGCGCGTTTTCTTACCTCCGAGCTTTCGCTTGCCAATTACTTCGAGAGCGTGGTCGCGAAATCCAAGAGCCCCGCGAAAACCGTCAACTCATGGATCGCTGGCGAATTCATGCGCAATCTCAACGACCTGAGCATTGACATCACGAACACCCCTGTGGACCCCGCCGACCTCGCCCAACTGATCGACATGACCACAGACAAGTCCATCAACAACAACGCGGGCAAGACCGTGCTGGCAGAAATGTTCAAGAACGGCGGCAAACCCGAGCAGATCGTCAAAGAGAAAAATCTGGCACAGGTTTCTGACGAAGGCTTTATTCAAGAGACCATTGACAAAGTCCTTGCTGATAATCCCTCTGAAGTGGAGAAATATCTCGCAGGCAAAGAGACCGTCTTCCAATGGTTCGTCGGTCAGGTGGCACGAGCGACGAAAGGCAAAGCCGATATGAATGTAGCAAAGGAGTTGCTGGTCAAGGCGTTGGAGGAGAGGAAGAAATAA
- the asnS gene encoding asparagine--tRNA ligase, giving the protein MAEYISVSKISNYIGQEVTVKGWVYNRTDKGKLVFLLVRDGSGFVQCVAFKGDLEPEVFDRVSRLPQESSVIITGSIREDKRAPGIPGGYELGVKQIEVVQEAGLDYPMSLKDHGPEFALDNRHLWIRMQSQWAILRVRVRVMSAVREYLDGQGFFNLDTPILTPAAAEGTTTLFETPYFDEGFAYLAQTGQLYNEANIFAFGKVYCFGPTFRAEKSKTRRHLTEFWMLEPEIAFCDLDGLMEVEEGLITHIVQSVLKDCAAELKFLGRDISKLENVTGTFPRMSYDDAAKYLIELYEKETDPERKELLKFEWGMDFGAPHETELTKLYDKPVFVYGYPSAVKAFYMEPWPGRPEVCKSVDLLAPEGYGEICGGSERMSDPDKLLARIQKEGLPEEAFKWYLELRKYGSVPHSGFGMGTERVTAWICGIEHIREAIPFPRTIKRIYP; this is encoded by the coding sequence ATGGCTGAATACATCAGCGTTTCAAAAATTTCAAACTACATTGGGCAAGAAGTGACCGTCAAGGGCTGGGTCTATAATCGCACAGATAAGGGCAAGCTGGTCTTTTTGCTCGTCCGCGATGGCTCGGGCTTTGTGCAATGCGTGGCCTTCAAAGGCGATCTTGAACCAGAAGTCTTTGACCGAGTCTCGCGCCTGCCGCAGGAGTCATCGGTCATTATCACGGGGTCGATCCGTGAAGATAAGCGCGCACCAGGTATCCCTGGCGGATATGAACTCGGAGTGAAGCAGATCGAGGTGGTGCAAGAGGCGGGCTTGGATTATCCGATGTCGCTCAAAGATCACGGTCCCGAATTCGCGCTCGACAATCGTCACTTGTGGATCCGTATGCAAAGTCAGTGGGCGATCTTGCGCGTGCGCGTGCGTGTCATGTCTGCGGTGCGCGAGTATCTCGATGGTCAGGGCTTCTTCAATCTCGATACGCCCATCCTCACCCCCGCCGCCGCCGAAGGGACAACCACTCTGTTCGAGACTCCCTACTTCGACGAAGGCTTTGCCTATCTCGCGCAAACAGGACAACTCTACAACGAGGCCAACATCTTCGCCTTCGGAAAAGTCTACTGCTTTGGGCCGACCTTCCGCGCTGAGAAATCAAAAACGCGTCGCCACTTAACCGAGTTCTGGATGCTCGAACCCGAAATCGCTTTTTGCGACCTCGACGGTTTGATGGAAGTCGAAGAGGGTCTCATCACACACATCGTTCAATCCGTATTGAAAGATTGCGCGGCGGAGTTGAAATTCCTTGGACGCGATATTTCCAAACTCGAAAATGTGACTGGCACCTTCCCGCGTATGTCCTATGACGATGCAGCAAAATACCTGATCGAGCTCTACGAAAAAGAGACCGACCCCGAACGTAAGGAACTGCTCAAATTCGAATGGGGCATGGACTTCGGCGCTCCGCACGAAACCGAACTCACCAAACTGTACGATAAGCCTGTGTTCGTCTATGGCTATCCTAGCGCAGTCAAAGCATTCTACATGGAACCGTGGCCCGGTCGACCCGAAGTCTGCAAGTCCGTGGACTTGCTTGCACCCGAAGGCTATGGCGAGATCTGTGGCGGCTCTGAGCGCATGAGTGATCCTGATAAATTGCTGGCACGCATTCAAAAAGAAGGCTTGCCCGAAGAAGCGTTCAAGTGGTATCTCGAACTTCGCAAGTATGGTTCTGTCCCCCACTCTGGTTTCGGCATGGGCACCGAACGTGTCACTGCCTGGATCTGCGGCATCGAACACATCCGCGAGGCTATCCCCTTCCCAAGAACGATTAAGAGAATTTACCCGTAA